One genomic window of Candidatus Nitrospira inopinata includes the following:
- a CDS encoding ABC transporter permease produces the protein MSFLWLTVLSALRVLRRNPLRAGLTMLGVIIGIGAVVAMVSLGQGATAAIQAEIASLGTNVLIVIPGATTVGGIRGGLGTASTLTVDDAEDIERKVSGVTAVLYGSRSVLQVVRENKNWSTVVFGTTPLFPDMRNWPIIQGSFFTQSDLDSAAKVAVLGTTVVQNLFEPGENAVGAEIRIRNVPFHVIGVLGSKGQSVTGQDQDDLVVLPFSTAERKVFGTSFLGTVGIVLVETDAHADIPAVTDDIRDLLRTRHRLQPSDEDDFTIRTLEDIAQTIAGASRTMMLMLMSIASISLIVGGIGIMNILLVSVTERTREIGLRMAVGATRAHILFQFLIEAVIMTALGGLLGVATGVGIARLLTAMIGWPTIINSRAVAASFLFSLAVGLFFGLYPANKASKLNPIDAMRYE, from the coding sequence ATGTCTTTCCTCTGGCTGACAGTCCTCTCCGCCCTTCGCGTGCTCAGGCGCAATCCCTTGCGGGCCGGGCTGACCATGCTCGGCGTCATCATCGGCATCGGCGCCGTCGTGGCCATGGTGAGCCTGGGGCAGGGCGCGACCGCCGCGATCCAGGCGGAGATCGCCAGTCTCGGCACCAACGTCCTCATCGTCATCCCCGGCGCGACGACGGTCGGGGGCATCCGCGGCGGTCTGGGTACGGCATCCACCCTGACCGTTGACGACGCCGAGGACATCGAGAGAAAAGTGTCCGGCGTGACGGCGGTTCTGTACGGAAGCCGATCCGTGCTGCAGGTCGTCCGGGAAAACAAGAACTGGAGCACGGTCGTCTTCGGCACGACGCCGTTGTTCCCCGACATGCGCAACTGGCCGATCATCCAAGGGTCGTTCTTTACCCAGTCGGACTTGGACTCGGCGGCCAAGGTCGCCGTGTTGGGAACGACCGTCGTTCAGAACTTATTCGAGCCGGGAGAAAACGCCGTGGGCGCCGAGATCCGCATCCGCAACGTCCCCTTTCACGTGATCGGCGTGCTGGGCTCCAAGGGGCAATCCGTCACCGGCCAGGATCAAGACGATCTGGTCGTGCTGCCCTTTTCGACCGCCGAACGCAAGGTCTTCGGAACAAGCTTTCTGGGAACCGTGGGGATCGTTCTGGTGGAGACGGATGCGCACGCCGACATTCCGGCCGTCACGGACGACATCCGGGATCTTTTGCGAACCAGACACCGGTTGCAGCCGTCCGACGAGGACGACTTTACGATTCGCACCTTGGAAGACATCGCCCAGACCATCGCCGGGGCGAGTCGGACCATGATGCTCATGCTGATGAGCATCGCCTCCATCTCGTTGATCGTGGGCGGCATCGGCATCATGAACATCCTGCTGGTCTCGGTCACGGAACGGACGCGGGAAATCGGCCTGCGCATGGCGGTCGGCGCCACGCGGGCGCACATCCTGTTTCAGTTTCTCATCGAAGCCGTGATCATGACGGCCTTGGGGGGCCTGCTCGGCGTCGCGACGGGTGTCGGCATTGCTCGGCTGCTCACGGCCATGATCGGGTGGCCTACGATCATCAATTCGCGCGCGGTGGCCGCTTCCTTCCTGTTTTCGCTCGCCGTGGGGCTGTTTTTCGGCCTCTATCCGGCCAACAAGGCGTCGAAACTGAACCCGATCGACGCCATGCGGTACGAGTGA
- a CDS encoding efflux RND transporter periplasmic adaptor subunit, with the protein MIGEPSESPPDSRTTQPVARERNPSALPSPLPPAERDLVPHSSRIEVPPARPTSRLPWLIGIGTALLALGAGAWYWWTSSAPPVIYKTLPIDRGPITALVTATGTVNPVMSVQVGSQVSGKIAGLFVDFNSEVTKGQVLARIDQQPFQARVAQARASVKSASAGLAKAKNLAAQRKRDRDRMAALREQEFVSQAELDLADTNYQDALAQVEAAQAQLDQAHATLAAAELDLGYTTIYSPVDGIVISRDVDVGQTVAASFQTPTLFVIARDLTRMQVNANVSEADIGGVAEGKPARFRVDAYPREWFEGTVAQVRHAPVVVQNVVTYDVVITVDNRHLKLKPGMTATVTIVADEKERTLRVPNGALRFRMPGAPIDRKATAVWVKDADGQVRRVPVTTGIADSLYTEIVDGALREGDQVVVGIETPDEGRNRTLPPGFELGPKVR; encoded by the coding sequence ATGATCGGCGAGCCGAGCGAATCACCCCCCGATAGCCGGACAACCCAACCGGTCGCACGCGAACGGAATCCGTCCGCCCTGCCCTCCCCCCTTCCACCGGCTGAACGAGATCTGGTCCCTCACAGTTCCAGAATCGAGGTTCCCCCCGCACGGCCGACGTCCCGCCTTCCCTGGCTCATCGGAATTGGGACGGCTCTGCTCGCACTGGGCGCCGGAGCTTGGTACTGGTGGACGTCGTCCGCGCCTCCGGTCATATACAAGACCCTCCCCATCGACCGGGGTCCCATCACCGCTTTGGTGACCGCGACCGGCACGGTCAATCCAGTCATGTCCGTCCAAGTCGGCAGTCAAGTTTCTGGCAAAATCGCCGGACTCTTCGTGGACTTTAATTCCGAGGTCACGAAGGGGCAGGTGCTGGCCCGGATCGACCAGCAACCGTTCCAAGCCCGCGTCGCTCAAGCCCGAGCCTCGGTCAAAAGCGCATCGGCCGGTTTGGCCAAGGCGAAGAACCTCGCCGCGCAGAGGAAGCGGGATCGCGATCGCATGGCGGCCTTGCGAGAGCAGGAGTTCGTCTCGCAGGCCGAACTCGACCTTGCCGACACCAACTATCAAGACGCCCTCGCGCAGGTGGAGGCGGCCCAAGCGCAGCTCGACCAGGCCCACGCGACCCTCGCGGCGGCTGAACTGGACCTCGGCTACACCACCATCTATTCTCCGGTGGACGGCATCGTCATCTCCCGCGACGTGGACGTGGGCCAGACCGTCGCCGCCAGTTTTCAAACCCCGACGTTGTTCGTGATCGCGCGGGACTTGACGCGGATGCAGGTCAACGCCAACGTGAGCGAAGCCGACATCGGCGGCGTGGCCGAAGGCAAACCGGCCCGCTTCCGCGTGGACGCTTACCCCAGAGAATGGTTCGAAGGGACCGTCGCGCAGGTCCGCCATGCGCCGGTCGTCGTCCAAAACGTCGTGACCTACGACGTCGTCATCACGGTCGACAACCGACACCTGAAACTGAAACCCGGCATGACCGCGACGGTCACGATCGTCGCGGATGAAAAAGAACGGACGCTCAGGGTGCCGAACGGAGCCCTGCGGTTTCGGATGCCCGGCGCGCCGATCGACCGCAAGGCAACGGCCGTCTGGGTGAAAGACGCCGACGGGCAAGTCCGCCGCGTGCCGGTGACGACCGGCATTGCCGATTCCCTCTATACGGAAATCGTGGACGGTGCACTACGGGAAGGCGACCAGGTCGTCGTCGGCATTGAAACGCCCGATGAAGGGCGAAACCGAACGTTGCCGCCGGGGTTCGAGCTCGGTCCTAAGGTCAGATGA